In Neodiprion pinetum isolate iyNeoPine1 chromosome 6, iyNeoPine1.2, whole genome shotgun sequence, one genomic interval encodes:
- the mesh gene encoding protein mesh isoform X2, producing the protein MQGLIVSRRNAVAPLLLVVLLAVSATWAQSEGETFESAFKIEDSVPPENVAVPDQEGRFQPPETSPLSELADLNGGVLPETPAQPSAEEGNREVVEEPEVPKEGNGLDEEVSPQDLEPELAPSFGTYSDSDDPEAYRYAPAEGGTTNYLITESRLATIRSQFMYWYFDKGGDNNRGDYQTNIHASTSRIHKNFNFQLPFYGFRFNYTQLSMNGYLEFSDPPEHFTYPLVFPVKDWPEKNDPSFIGIYFSKCRIGKLRPTDLDQREPGVYFRQERDLQRRTDQFGVEVRERIKWDIREGVVGSDTFDPKHVVIVTWKNMSFAGGIDNSLYHTNTFQMVLATDEVYTYAMFNYLNLEWSSHTEAGGDTTTGDGGKPAYIGFNAGNGTQSYEYQPYSQMSTVRDLTGRGWVNGFPGRHIFRIDEKIMLGNCNKDIAGTHLPLVFAPESGNMLGGSVVNITGPCFDTNEKIRCIFDMEEVVGTVIDTNRAICVQPSMQAEGYVRFEVAIGSGRFNWKGKYFVETPATAQEKIFFSTRAVHERSPAEIEITWNQYNLTSNLNAVLQISLWGYRETTIRPEFEYIDVLEESTTNTGTYTIIPSNFRARENPLHLDMHFGFIKINLTNPSQYSGLNISPVLWSRPIPLGWYFGPQWERLHGTNWPKALCNNWIMNDRYLKNFAAEVALCPCTLAHALNDKGRFMPDFDCDKDSNPDCYYHRGAVHCVKTGAPNLDGSEQQCCYDKNGYVMLTYDQQWGSRPGRSHNLGYLPWNEANKVPTLSHWFHDKVPAYLCCLWQEEQAVGCETLRFERRPSQDCVAYQAPAVATVFGDPHFFTFDDLEYTFNGKGEFVLTRVDTIKDKLDVQARFEQMPDNFYGAVNATQLTAVAARGNNSATIEVRLRPMHARWRYHLDVFADGRRIYFDRTSLKFQHFAGVTVYTPTYILNQSEVVIMFQTGAGVEVVENEGFMTARVYLPWSYMNKTRGLLGNWSYDISDDFTNPDGTIASVSNVNSFETIHKQFGINWILTDREDSQKGAALFTREFGRTASYYANASFVPQYLRTPVEFLGADRVGDINRASELCGDNYQCQYDYGMTLNRDLAHFTKNYYDTVTEIKATNGRRTISCGILETPRFGRKSNFLFIPGTKVTFECNQNFILIGDQRRTCLEGGQWDIPEYGYTECLRHIEYTQRTAWTIIGIIIAVLIPAIIIGALIIVCIRRNASSDSSAKSWRFSDRGYGLDNDSPLSRLSTPLKSGERTISPTSETSTDGSSTRKRRSYDKSYRTNEPLPDKPYTEFEEKVWALEDDPVIRNSVAIYAEPLRKAGSPSKESDV; encoded by the exons ATGCAGGGGTTGATCGTTTCCCGGCGTAACGCGGTTGCGCCGCTCCTGCTGGTGGTTCTCCTCGCGGTCTCAGCAACGTGGGCCCAAAGTGAGGGTGAAACGTTCGAAAGTGCTTTTAAAATCGAAGATTCGGTTCCGCCGGAAAACGTAGCGGTCCCTGATCAGGAGGGTCGCTTCCAACCCCCGGAAACGTCGCCGTTATCCGAGCTGGCCGATCTGAACGGCGGTGTGCTACCGGAAACGCCGGCTCAGCCTAGCGCGGAAGAGGGAAACAGGGAGGTTGTCGAAGAACCGGAAGTGCCGAAGGAGGGTAACGGACTCGACGAAGAAGTCTCGCCTCAGGATCTCGAGCCGGAGCTCGCCCCGTCATTTGGGACTTATTCCG ATTCCGATGACCCAGAAGCTTATAGATATGCACCCGCCGAAGGTggaacgactaattatctcATTACGGAAAGCAGGCTGGCGACTATTAGGTCGCAATTTATGTATTGGTACTTCGATAAGGGTGGAGACAACAACAGGGGCGATTACCAGACAAACATACACGCCTCCACTAGCAGAATTcataagaatttcaatttccaattacCTTTCTATGGATTTCGATTCAATTACACTCAG CTATCCATGAATGGTTACCTGGAGTTCAGCGACCCACCGGAACACTTTACTTACCCTTTGGTCTTTCCAGTCAAAGACTGGCCTGAAAAAAATGACCCAAGTTTCATCGGAATTTATTTTAGCAAGTGCAGAATAGGTAAACTGAGGCCAACGGATTTGGATCAAAGAGAGCCTGGGGTGTACTTCAG GCAAGAGAGAGATCTTCAAAGAAGAACGGATCAGTTTGGAGTGGAAGTCCGCGAACGAATTAAGTGGGACATACGCGAGGGTGTCGTTGGGTCCGACACCTTTGACCCAAAGCATGTGGTCATAGTGACTTGGAAGAATATGTCCTTTGCTGGAGGTATCGACAACTCTCTTTACCACACTAACACCTTTCAAATGGTTTTGGCCACTGACGAAGTTTACACTTATGCTATGTTCAACTACCTGAACCTCGAGTGGTCCAGTCACACAGAAGCTGGAGGTGATACCACCACTGGTGACGGTGGGAAACCTGCCTAT ATTGGGTTTAACGCTGGAAACGGGACGCAAAGTTACGAGTATCAGCCCTATTCTCAAATGTCGACAGTTCGCGATCTCACTGGAAGAGGCTGGGTCAACGGTTTTCCTGGACGTCACATATTCAGGATAGATGAAAAGATTATGCTCGGAAATTGCAACAAAGACATTG CTGGGACACATTTACCACTTGTGTTCGCACCGGAGAGCGGAAACATGCTTGGGGGAAGTGTGGTAAACATAACGGGTCCTTGTTTCGATACAAACGAGAAAATAAGGTGCATATTCGACATGGAGGAAGTAGTCGGCACTGTTATTGACACCAACAGAGCCATTTGCGTTCAACCATCTATGCAGGCAGAGGGATATGTTCGTTTTGAGGTGGCTATTGGAAGTGGTAGATTCAATTGGAAAGGAAAATACTTCGTCG AAACACCTGCAACGGCTCaagaaaagatatttttctctACCAGAGCTGTGCATGAACGATCTCCAGCTGAGATCGAGATAACTTGGAACCAATACAATTTAACTAGCAACCTGAACGCTGTCTTGCAAATTTCCTTATGGGGATATCGCGAGACCACTATTCGACCTGAATTCGAATACATTGATGTATTAGAG GAGAGCACAACCAATACCGGCACGTACACCATTATTCCTTCAAATTTCCGAGCTAGAGAGAATCCGTTACACCTTGACATGCACTTCGGCTTCATCAAAATAAACCTTACCAACCCAAGCCAATATTCTGGACTAAACATCTCGCC AGTGCTGTGGAGTAGACCGATTCCTTTGGGATGGTACTTTGGGCCCCAATGGGAAAGACTTCATGGAACAAACTGGCCAAAAGCGCTCTGTAATAATTGGATTATGAACGACAggtacttgaaaaattttgcagctGAAGTAGCGCTTTGTCCGTGCACGTTGGCGCATGCATTGAATGACAAGGGCCGCTTTATGCCCGATTTTGATTGCGACAAGGACTCGAACCCCGATTGTTACTACCACCGAGGTGCGGTTCACTGCGTCAAGACTGGCGCACCAAA CCTAGACGGTTCAGAGCAGCAGTGTTGTTACGACAAAAACGGCTATGTCATGTTGACATACGATCAACAGTGGGGTTCACGGCCTGGTAGATCTCACAACTTGGGCTACCTGCCGTGGAACGAAGCGAATAAAGTACCCACCCTTTCTCACTGGTTCCATGACAAGGTTCCAGCATATCTTTGCTGTTTGTGGCAAGAGGAGCAAGCCGTTGGATGTGAGACTTTAAGATTCGAAAGAAGGCCATCTCAAGATTGTGTCGCTTATCAAGCTCCAGCTGTAGCTACCGTCTTTGGAGATCCTCATTTTTTTACGTTTGATGACCTGGAGTATACCTTCAACGGAAAGGGAGAATTCGTGTTGACCCGTGTCGATACTATCAAAGACAAACTTGATGTCCAGGCTCGATTTGAACAGATGCCAGACAACTTTTACGGTGCAGTCAACGCTACTCAACTCACGGCCGTCGCAG CACGAGGCAATAATTCAGCTACAATAGAAGTTCGATTGCGACCGATGCATGCGAGATGGAGATACCACTTGGACGTGTTTGCCGATGGAAGACGAATATATTTTGATAGGACGTCATTGAAGTTTCAACATTTTGCTGGCGTCACAGTTTACACCCCGACTTATATTCTCAACCAGAGCGAAGTTGTAATCATGTTCCAGACAGGCGCTGGAGTTGAAGTTGTTGAGAATGAAGGGTTCATGACTGCCAGGGTCTACTTGCCATGGTCATACATG AATAAAACACGAGGACTGCTGGGCAACTGGAGCTATGACATTTCTGATGACTTCACCAATCCGGATGGTACCATTGCATCCGTGTCCAATGTGAATagttttgaaacaattcatAAACAATTCGGTATAAACTGGATCCTTACGGATCGCGAGGATTCGCAGAAAGGAGCTGCCTTGTTTACGAGGGAATTTGGTAGAACGGCGAGCTATTACGCAAATGCATCATTTGTGCCCCAGTATCTCAGAACTCCGGTCGAATTTTTAGGAGCTGATCG CGTGGGCGATATAAATAGAGCAAGTGAATTGTGTGGTGATAATTATCAATGTCAGTACGACTATGGAATGACCCTCAATCGAGATCTCGCAcattttactaaaaattatTACGACACTGTAACTGAGATTAAGGCAACGAATGGCAGGCGAA CAATATCTTGCGGAATATTGGAGACACCGCGATTTGGTAGAAAAAGCAATTTCCTTTTCATACCCGGTACCAAAGTTACCTTCGAGTGCAATCAAAACTTTATACTAATTGGAGATCAGCGTCGAACATGTTTAGAAGGGGGTCAATGGGACATTCCGGAGTACGGATACACAGAGTGTCTAC GTCACATCGAGTATACTCAGAGAACAGCATGGACTATTATCGGAATAATAATCGCGGTACTGATACCAGCGATTATCATTGGGGCTCTGATAATAGTTTGCATAAGAAGGAATGCATCGTCAGATAGTTCAGCTAAATCATGGCGGTTTTCTGATCGCGGATACGGACTTGATAACGATTCGCCTCTTTCACGGCTAAGCACCCCTTTGAAGTCGGGCGAGCGAACCATTTCTCCTACTAGCGAAACTAGTACCGACGGCAGTAGTACTAGGAAACGAAGATCCTATGACAAATCATATCGTACCAACGAACCACTTCCTGACAAACCTTACACAGAATTTGAGGAGAAGGTTTGGGCCCTAGAGGATGATCCTGTAATTCGGAATAGCGTTGCTATATATGCAGAACCGCTTAGAAAAGCTGGTAGTCCGAGCAAAGAAAGTGATGTGTGA